Proteins encoded by one window of Eupeodes corollae unplaced genomic scaffold, idEupCoro1.1 scaffold_512, whole genome shotgun sequence:
- the LOC129953573 gene encoding uncharacterized protein K02A2.6-like: MRASGLSGKTDEEQVNTFIYIIGSQAEDILLSFGLTDGDSKKFLLVMEFDNYFVIRRNVIYERAMFNSRKQEEGEPVDTFITSLYALAEHCNFGALHDELIRDRIVVGKTVKQVITEPDNNAANFLGAVSANVTFNDAKNSSKRWSAEVAVNEMNSLLPVDQVFCGPSKNKLQTKGMFRGELVYLQERKFETIYVVNGLAQPLLSLLACEYLGLVRRINHVENQTKLQPTQEFAKLFSGLGTINEPYDIKLEDDAVPFAIHTPRRVPIPLLSNLKKQLDDMVLQGVIEPVDKPTDWCAPMVITSKKNGDIRVCVELTRLNKFVKRERHPMPSVEHTLGQLTGAKIFSKLDANSGFWQIKLTEESKLLTTFITPFGRFCYNRLPFGITSAPQHYQKRMSSIVRGLEGILCQMDDILVWGSSVNEHDKRLRLVLQLLQISGVTLNDAKCQFGVQRIKFLVHILDEDGVHTDGDRIIAIINME; this comes from the exons ATGCGGGCATCTGGGTTGAGCGGCAAAACAGATGAAGAACAAGTCAACACCTTCATATACATCATTGGAAGCCAGGCAGAAGACATTCTACTTTCCTTTGGATTAACCGATGGTGACTCGAAGAAGTTTTTATTGGTTATGGAgtttgacaattattttgttatccgCCGTAATGTCATTTATGAACGCGCCATGTTCAATTCAAGGAAACAAGAAGAAGGTGAGCCGGTTGACACATTTATCACTTCGCTTTATGCATTGGCCGAACACTGCAATTTCGGTGCACTACATGATGAACTAATACGTGACCGCATTGTAGTTGGG AAAACAGTTAAGCAAGTTATAACCGAACCAGACAACAATGCGGCAAACTTTCTCGGAGCTGTGTCAGCCAATGTAACATTCAACGATGCCAAAAATAGCAGCAAAAGATGGTCAGCTGAGGTAGCTGTGAATGAA atgaaTTCACTCCTTCCTGTGGACCAAGTGTTTTGCGGTccaagtaaaaataaacttcaaacaaAGGGTATGTTCCGAGGTGAGTTAGTCTATTTACAGGAGCGAAAGTTTGAGACAATCTATGTTGTAAACGGCTTGGCACAGCCTCTTTTGAGTCTATTAGCTTGCGAATACCTTGGGCTAGTCAGACGCATCAACCACGtggaaaatcaaacaaaattgcaaCCTACACAAGAGTTCGCCAAACTTTTCAGTGGACTGGGTACAATAAACGAGCCATACGACATCAAACTGGAAGATGATGCCGTTCCATTCGCTATTCACACACCTAGGCGCGTGCCAATTCCGCTTCTAAGTAATCTGAAGAAGCAATTGGACGACATGGTGCTTCAAGGTGTGATCGAACCGGTAGATAAGCCAACCGACTGGTGCGCTCCGATGGTCATCACTTCTAAGAAGAATGGAGACATCCGCGTCTGCGTTGAACTGACACGGCTCAATAAATTCGTTAAAAGGGAGCGTCATCCTATGCCTTCTGTCGAGCACACCCTAGGACAGCTGACAGGAGCAAAAATTTTCAGCAAGCTAGATGCCAATAGTGGGTTTTGGCAAATAAAACTCACCGAAGAGTCAAAACTACTAACTACATTCATCACACCCTTCGGGAGGTTTTGTTACAACCGTCTTCCATTCGGTATAACTTCTGCTCCACAACACTATCAGAAGAGAATGTCCAGCATAGTCCGAGGGTTGGAAGGAATCCTTTGTCAAATGGACGATATTCTTGTGTGGGGCAGCTCAGTTAACGAACACGACAAAAGACTTCGTCTAGTACTACAGCTTCTTCAAATCTCAGGGGTCACACTCAATGATGCTAAATGTCAGTTTGGGGTTCAACGCATCAAGTTCCTCGTGCACATTCTCGATGAAGATGGCGTGCACACAGATGGCGATCGTATTATAGCTATCATCAACATGGAATGA